Within Acidimicrobiales bacterium, the genomic segment CACGAAGGGCTCGTCAGCGGCTTCGTGTCCAAGTGCGGACGGGGTGAGATCTGCGGGTTCAGGAGCATTGCCGACAAAGACCCGTGTCAGGTCGACCTCGTAGTGGGGGTCGGCTCATGAGAGCCGCCGCGCCGACGGTCTCCGGTCCCTCCGCGCGCCGGACGTGCACGAAGGGTGCCTACACTAGGGTCTCGATCGCTTCCCACGACCGATCCGGGGAGGACGCGTGATCACTCTCACCGAAAGCGCAGCGACGAAGGTCAAGCAGCTCCTCGAAGCAGAGGGCGAGGAGGGACTGGCTCTGAGAGTGGCCGTGCGGCCGGGGGGTTGCTCGGGCTTCTCCTACGAGATGTTCTTCGACGGTGAGATCAGGGAAGACGACATAACAGAGGAGTTCGATGGGGTGCGGGTGGTGGTCGACCCGGAGAGCGCGAAGCTTCTCAGAGGTGCGACTCTCGACTACAAGGACTCGCTTTCCGAAGCGGGGTTCTCGATCACCAACCCCAACGCCACGAGCACCTGCGGGTGCGGAAAGTCCTTCTGCTGAAAGACGGGGTCGATCGCCTCGGGTCGAACTCCGACCCGCGCTTCTCGGACCCGAGCGAGATCGCACTTCATGCCGTGAGCTGCCTCAGAGACTCGGCGAGTTCGCTCTCGTCCCACACGAAGTCGAGCCGCTTCACCAACACCCCGCGTCCGTCCAACAGGAACAGAGACGGCTCGAACGTCAGCCCGTAGGCGTCGACCGCAGGTACCAGGTCGGCCTCGGCCAGATCGTCCACCTCCCCGGCGTTCGAGTAGACCTCGCTGTGAACGTAGGTGACCGTCGGGAACCGCGGTGCGACCTCCACCAAGAGATCGAGTGTCGGGCCACATATCCCCGTCTGGCAGAACGCCGGCGTGGAGAGCGTGAAGGCGACCGGATGTCCCTTGCCGAGCACGGCTGCCAACGAGTGTCGGTGGAAGGGACAAGGGGGCTTCCGGGTGCAGATCGGGTTCACGCCCATCGGATCGTCCGTGGTGGCCGTCTCCACCGGTCTCAGTCGGTCACCGGGTTGCGGGATCCTCACATCTGCACGTTCTGAGACTGCGAAGGCGGACACCAGTCGCTCGCCGTCCACCTCTGTGTATATGTCGAAGGTGCCTGCCGCCTGAGGGATGAACTCGACCGCGTAATAGGGGCGGGGAACACCGTCGGCTCGGAGCGCCGCGAGCTTCCTCACGGGTTTCGCAGCATCCTCTCTCGAGTCGATGACGAACTCGAGCTCTCTCGGGGCGTCACGCGTGATGACCCCCTCGGCGTCGGCCAGGGCGTACACCAGCCGCTGGACTCGTCCGGCGACCAGATATCCACCCTCTGCAGGGAACACGGGCCTGAGGAAGTGGGAGGTGTCGCTCCGGGTGTCGTCCGGCGTTCCCGAACGACGAGCGTCGGACTCCTCCTGCGGCTCCTCGTCGGTGGCCGTGCCGCATGCAGCGAAAAGCACACCTCCGCCCACGGCCAGCAGAAACGACCGTCGGGTGAAGAATGGCCGGCCGCTGTCGGCTCGGCGCCTCGCGTGCCGTGGTCCCACGCCTGGGAACCTAGTCTTGGCTCAGTGGCGGTGGAATTCGAGCTCGACGGTGTAGCGGTTCGGGTGGTCGACGAATCCGCCTCGTTGCTGGAGGCGCTGCGTGGAGAGCTCCGCGTGCGCTCGGTGAAAGACGGCTGCAGCCCTCAAGGCCAGTGCGGGTGCTGCACGGTCTTGGTGGACGGCGCTCCACGGGTGGCGTGTGTCACACCCGTGCGGAGGGTTCGGGGCAGGCGGGTCACCACCCTCGAGGGGCTGGACGAGTCGACGCGGGGCTTGTGGGCGAAGGCGTTTTGCGCCTGTGGAGCGAGCCAGTGCGGCTTCTGCACCCCAGGGATCGTCCTGCGCTTGGAGGCTCTGCGCCGTGCTGGCAGTGTGCGCGATCTGGGGGCCGTCGAGCGTGCCCTGTCTGCTCATCTGTGCCGGTGCACCGGTTGGCGGACGATTCTGGAGGCGTGGGAGCTGGCTTGCGGGAGCACTGCGGATGTCGCGTCCGGCCCACGCGACCTCGAGCTTCCGCCCAGAGACGCCAAAGGGGCCGAGGCGCGTGCCCTCATCGAAGGGGGGGTGTCTCAAAGAGTCGGACCGGAGGTCGTCTTGGGCCAGGGCGGCTTTGCCTCCGACACGGCTCCCCCTGACTGCCTCATCGCGGTTCCCGACCAACACGGGGAGTGGCACGTGGCCGAGACTCTCGCCGAGGCCAGACGCGCTGTCGGCAAGGTGCAGGGCAGGAGGTCGACCGCACCGGTCGAGCCGCCCTTGTCTCTCCCCGAGGGTCGCTGGGACCTGGCGCTCCGGACGTCGTGGGTCGAACCCGCGTATCTCGAACCCGACGCGAGTTGGTGTGAGCCCGGTGGAGAACCGTGGTCGCCGGTCGCGAACGGCGGGGCTTTCGGAGGGAAGTCGACCAGTCCACTCCCGGCGGTGGCGAGGAGGCTCGCCGACGAGTACGGGAAGCCCGTTCTCGCCCTTTGGTGGAGGGAGGACGTAACCAGGCACGGGCCGAAGCGACCGCCGGTGGCGATAGGTGTCGACTCCCGCGGTCACGGGGTCTGTCGCGTCGTGCGGACGCCCGGGATCGCGGAGAGGATCCGAGCCGTCGACGAGGATCTCGTCGTCGAAGAGGTAGAGGTTCCCGGGCCGCCGACGTCTGCTGACATCAGAGCTGCCGGGTGGGCGGAGGCGGCGGTCGTCACGTCCGTGGTGAGGGGCACCCCCGGACGAGTCAGGGATCCGTGGGGCGGGGAGGCGGAGGCGACGGTGGAGGAGGGGAAGGTGTTCGTACGTGTGCGCTGCGGGGATCCTCTCGATCTCGTCACACTCCGCTCGTACTGCATCGGGGCCGCCCACATGGCGATCGGGTGGGTCACCTCCGAGGGACTCGCGGTCGGGCCCGACGGAGAGGTGCAAGACCTCACCATTCGTTCTTTCGGGGTTCTGAAGGCGTCGGAAACACCGCCCATCGAGGTGGAAGTCGACGAGTCGGGAGGAGAACCCGTGAGGGCCTCGGACGCGGTGTTCGCAGCAGTGGCCTCCGCCGTGTGGTATTCACAGGGGTGCCCTGTCGACTGGCCCACCCGGACACGGGTGCGGGAAGCTGCGGGGCGGTGCTGACTTCTTCGGAGAGCACAGCTGTCGGAGCGGACGACCCGGTTTGTCCGTCGGCCACGGGCAGAGGGGCCGGCGTGCCCCGGCGGGCGGAGTGGAGGAGGTAGATCCATGGCGAAACCTGTGGGGCCCTACACACCGATCGTCAGGGCCGGGGATTGGCTCGTGGTCTCGGGGCAGGTCGGCCTGGGTCCCGAAGGACTGGTGCACGGCGGTATCGAGGCCGAGACGAAACAGGCGATCGCCAACATCGCAGCCCTCCTGCGCTCGGAGGGCGCCGACCTCGGTGACGTGGTCAAGACCACCGTCTTCCTGAGGCACATGCGTGACTACGCGGCCATGAACGAGGCGTACATGGAGGCGTTCGGGGATCACCGTCCGGCCAGGTCCGCCGTGGCGGTGGCGGAGTTGCCGATCAACGCCCTCGTCGAGATAGAGGCCTGGGCTTACGTAGGGGCCCGCGAAGGTTCGGAAATGGGCTCGTGAGCATGGCCGGTTTCGACCCCCTCCAGTTCTCCGAGGACCTCATCGAAGGAAGGCGGTCCATCGTCGAGAGGCATCCCCTCTCGACGCTCTCCAACCAGCTGAGCGAGGTTGCCGACGGTGTCGGATGGGTCGAGTCGCTCGCGAACGTCGCTGTGTTCTCGACCGACGAGGGTCTGGTGCTGGTGGACGTCGGCGGGCTGTTCGTCGGCGAAGCCGTGCGCTCTGCGGTCCGCTCTTGGAGCAAGGCTCCGGTGGACACAGCCATCTACACGCACGGCCACGTGGACCACGTGGCCGCCGCGCCGGTGTGGGACGAGGAGGCGGCAGGCGAGGGAAGGAATCGCATCAGGGTGATCGCACACACCGCCGTAGAGGAGCGATTCGAACGGTATCGCCTGACGCGGGGCTGGAACACGCAGATCAACCGTCGGCAGTTCCGAGTCGGTGAGGGACTCGAATGGCCGGAGAACTACCGACATCCGGACGTCTGCTACACGGAGAGGCTGGAGATCGGCGTGGGAGGTGTTCACTTCGAGTTGCACCATTCCCGCGGCGAGACCGACGACCACACCTGGGTGTTCGTTCCCGACCGGAGGATCCTCTGCACCGGTGATCTCTTCATCTGGGCCTCACCCAACGCAGGGAACCCGCAGAAGGTGCAGCGCTACGCCAGGGACTGGGCGATCGCCTTGAGGGAGATGGCGTCCCTCGAGCCGCAGTTGCTCCTGCCGGGACACGGCCTCCCGATCGCCGGTGTCGAGCGGGTCGGCCGGGTTCTCCGCACCACGGCCGAGCTCCTCGAACACTTGCACGATCGCACGGTGGAGATGATGAACGCCGGAGCGACCTTGGACGAGGTGATCCACTCGGTGGGAGTCCCCGATCATCTTCGGGACCTGCCCTGGTTGCAGCCCGTCTACGACGAACCCGAGTTCGTGGTGCGGAACGTCTGGCGCCTCTACGGCGGTTGGTACGACGGGAATCCGGCGCACCTCAAGCCCGCTCCACAAGCCGATCTCGGGTCGGAGATCGCTCGGCTCGTGGGTGGTGTGGACGTGCTGGTCTCACGTGCATTGGAGCTGAGCAGGAACGGAGACGACCGGCTGGCGTGTCACCTCGTCGAGCTGGCATGGCACGCCGACCGATCGTCGGAGTCGGTTCGCAGGGCTCGCGCAGAGGTGTACGGTCGCCGGGCCGAGAGGGAGACCTCCACCATGGCCAGGGGGATCTTCGCTTGGGCGAAGGCGGAGGCGGAGCGCGAAGATGTCTGACGTGGGACCGTTCTCCATAGTCGTCGTGTTGTTGGTCGTGATACCTGCTGCCGTCCTGATCAGTGGGGGCATCGCGTGTGCGATCCTCTCCACGGTGATCCAGAGAGACGTCGAGAAACGGCATCCGGGAAGCGAACTTCTGGAGCTGAACCGCTGATCGAGGAGGCCCGCCG encodes:
- a CDS encoding endoribonuclease; the protein is MAKPVGPYTPIVRAGDWLVVSGQVGLGPEGLVHGGIEAETKQAIANIAALLRSEGADLGDVVKTTVFLRHMRDYAAMNEAYMEAFGDHRPARSAVAVAELPINALVEIEAWAYVGAREGSEMGS
- a CDS encoding MBL fold metallo-hydrolase — its product is MAGFDPLQFSEDLIEGRRSIVERHPLSTLSNQLSEVADGVGWVESLANVAVFSTDEGLVLVDVGGLFVGEAVRSAVRSWSKAPVDTAIYTHGHVDHVAAAPVWDEEAAGEGRNRIRVIAHTAVEERFERYRLTRGWNTQINRRQFRVGEGLEWPENYRHPDVCYTERLEIGVGGVHFELHHSRGETDDHTWVFVPDRRILCTGDLFIWASPNAGNPQKVQRYARDWAIALREMASLEPQLLLPGHGLPIAGVERVGRVLRTTAELLEHLHDRTVEMMNAGATLDEVIHSVGVPDHLRDLPWLQPVYDEPEFVVRNVWRLYGGWYDGNPAHLKPAPQADLGSEIARLVGGVDVLVSRALELSRNGDDRLACHLVELAWHADRSSESVRRARAEVYGRRAERETSTMARGIFAWAKAEAEREDV